A stretch of Caldanaerobius polysaccharolyticus DSM 13641 DNA encodes these proteins:
- a CDS encoding type II toxin-antitoxin system HicA family toxin, translating into MKAYSSREIIKILEADGWYIDAIRGDHYQFKHKTKKGKVTVPHPKKNIPIKTVKSILKQAGIEI; encoded by the coding sequence ATGAAAGCATATTCATCAAGAGAGATAATAAAGATACTTGAGGCTGATGGTTGGTACATAGACGCAATAAGAGGTGACCATTATCAATTTAAGCATAAAACTAAAAAAGGCAAAGTTACGGTCCCTCATCCAAAGAAGAATATCCCAATAAAAACAGTTAAAAGTATTTTAAAACAGGCAGGGATTGAAATATAA
- a CDS encoding HNH endonuclease, translating to MMPKQPYMNIPLYAICPVCSKKFKLSASQRYTYKHKQQRRFFCSQECYNESKIGNGNPKWRGGKTISKGYVYIYCPNHPYATEKGYVCEHRLVIEQHLGRYLKPTESVHHINGNTLDNRIENLLLIRNEAEHRRLHAKYRTRDRLGRFDGHKEAVNFI from the coding sequence ATGATGCCAAAACAGCCATATATGAATATTCCCTTATATGCAATTTGTCCTGTATGTAGCAAAAAATTTAAATTGTCAGCAAGCCAGCGTTACACGTATAAACATAAGCAACAGCGCAGATTCTTCTGTAGCCAAGAATGCTATAACGAAAGCAAAATTGGTAATGGCAATCCTAAATGGCGTGGTGGTAAGACAATTTCAAAAGGATATGTATATATTTATTGTCCAAATCATCCTTATGCTACAGAGAAAGGATATGTTTGCGAACATAGACTTGTTATAGAACAACATTTAGGAAGATATTTAAAGCCAACAGAAAGTGTGCATCATATCAATGGCAATACTTTAGATAACCGTATTGAAAACTTATTATTAATTCGGAATGAAGCAGAACATAGGCGATTACATGCTAAATATCGCACACGTGATAGATTAGGACGATTTGACGGCCATAAAGAGGCCGTTAATTTTATATAA
- a CDS encoding phage holin family protein, translating to MKYENIFKSACSIGGALASYLFGGWSALLGILLAFVIFDYVTGVIAAGIEGKLNSSIGWKGISRKVMIFVLVAMAHLVDTALGDTNVFRDATIFFYLANELLSIVENTGRIGLPVPDTIQKAVAILKGKGEVKQ from the coding sequence ATGAAGTACGAAAACATATTCAAATCCGCTTGTAGTATTGGAGGTGCTCTCGCCTCCTATTTGTTTGGGGGGTGGAGCGCGTTGTTGGGAATTTTGCTTGCATTTGTTATTTTCGACTATGTCACAGGTGTTATTGCTGCTGGGATAGAAGGAAAACTCAATTCGTCAATTGGCTGGAAGGGCATATCTAGAAAAGTGATGATATTCGTATTGGTCGCAATGGCGCATCTTGTTGATACGGCGCTGGGAGATACGAATGTATTTAGGGACGCAACTATATTTTTCTACCTTGCAAACGAGCTTTTGAGCATCGTAGAAAACACCGGTCGTATTGGATTGCCTGTGCCTGACACGATACAGAAGGCTGTGGCAATTTTAAAAGGGAAGGGAGAGGTGAAACAATGA
- a CDS encoding CD1375 family protein, whose protein sequence is MSYWVNIYYTLIINGRKTVNDVPASIKQDVINMLIQNGYTINADGTVTK, encoded by the coding sequence ATGAGTTACTGGGTGAATATTTATTATACGCTTATAATCAATGGCAGAAAGACCGTAAATGATGTGCCTGCAAGTATAAAACAGGACGTAATAAATATGTTGATACAAAATGGATACACGATTAACGCTGATGGAACAGTGACAAAGTAA